A single Eulemur rufifrons isolate Redbay chromosome 9, OSU_ERuf_1, whole genome shotgun sequence DNA region contains:
- the SMIM36 gene encoding small integral membrane protein 36, protein MEFYLEIDPVTLNLIILVASYVILLLVFLISCVLYDCRGKDPSKEYAPEATLDAQPSIHLVVMQQSAPGAHWARESGLHLGDRALLAKKSTVV, encoded by the coding sequence ATGGAGTTCTACCTGGAGATCGACCCTGTCACCTTGAACCTGATCATCCTAGTTGCGAGCTACGTCATCTTGCTCCTGGTTTTCCTCATCTCCTGTGTGCTGTACGACTGCCGAGGCAAGGACCCCAGCAAGGAGTACGCTCCCGAGGCCACTCTTGATGCCCAGCCCTCCATCCACCTGGTGGTGATGCAGCAGAGTGCTCCTGGGGCCCACTGGGCAAGGGAGTCTGGTCTTCATCTGGGGGATCGTGCTCTGCTAGCGAAGAAAAGCACCGTGGTGTGA